From the Bradyrhizobium ontarionense genome, the window CCCTTCTGCGTCGCCGGATGGATCGCCGGCTGCGGGCTGCGCAAGGTGTCGTGACGGATCACGCCGCCCTCCTTCATCAGGATCTTGCAGGTCGCAAGGCCGCACTGCCTGTTCTCGTAGTTGATCAGCGGCAGCCAGCGCTCATAGGCCGCGGCCGCGGCGTCACGGTCCCCCGCAAAATAGGGATCGATGATCTGGCGGATGCCGTCGGGATAGCCGCCGCCGGTCATCGCACCGGTGGCGCCGGCATCGAGATCGGCCATCAAGGTGATCGCCTCCTCGCCGTCCCACGGCCCCTCGATCGCGGCACCGCCGGCCTCGATCAGCGCGCGCAGCTTGTCGGCCGCGCGCGGCACCTCGACCTTGAAATAAGCGAGGTTCTCGATCTCCTTGGCCATGCGCACAAGCAGCGGCACCGACAGCGGCGTGCCCGCGACCGGCGCGTCCTGCACCATGATCGGAATCGAGATCGCGTCGGAGACGCCGCGATAGAATTCGTAGATCGAGGCGTCCGGCACCCGGAAGGTGGCACCGTGATAGGGCGGCATCACCATGACCATGGCGGCGCCCTTGTCCTGCGCCCGGCGCGAGCGCTCGGCGCAGACGAAGGTCGAGAAATGCGTGGTGGTGACGATGATCGGCACGCGGCCGGCGACATGCTCCAGCACTGTCGTCATGACCAGATCGCGCTCGTCATCGGTCAGCACGAACTGCTCGGAGAAGTTGGCGAGGATACAGATGCCGTGCGAGCCGGCGTCGATCATGAAGTCGATCGCGCGCTTCTGGCCCTCGAGGTCGAGGCGACCGTCAGCATCGAAGACGGTCGGCGCGACCGGAAAGACGCCCTTGTAGAGCTTTCTGGAGGAAGCGGTCATGCGGCACCTCTAATGATTGTCGCGCGGCACGGGCGAGCCGCTGCGGCCAACGAGAAAATCGAAATCGACGCCACGATCGGCCTGCAGCACGTGATCGATGTAGAGCTTCTGATAGCCGCGCGCCGCATGCGGCTCGGGCGGCGTCCAGGCGGCGCGGCGCGTCGCCAGCTCCTCGTCGCTGACATGCAGATGCAGCGCGCGGGCGGCGACGTCGAGCGTGATCATGTCGCCGTTCTTGACCAGCGCCAGCGGCCCGCCGACGGTGGCTTCCGGGGCGACATGCAGGACGACGGTACCATAGGCGGTGCCCGACATGCGCGCATCCGAGATGCGGATCATGTCGCGCACGCCCTGGCGCAGCAGCTTGGCCGGCAGCGGCATGTTGCCGACCTCGGCCATGCCGGGATAGCCCTTTGGCCCGCAGTTCTTCAGCACCATGATGCAGGAGGCGTCGATGTCGAGCGTGTCGTCGTCGACCGCGTCATGCATCTCCTCGACGCTCTCGAACACGACGGCGCGGCCGGTGTGCTTCATCAGTTCCGGCGAGGCCGCCGACGGCTTGATGACGGCGCCATTCGGCGCGAGATTGCCGGAGAGGATCGCGATGCCGCCTTCCGGCTTGAACGGTGTCTCGAACGGCGTGATGACGTCCTTGTTCCAGTTCGGCGCCGCGGCGACGTTGTCCCACAAGCTCTTGCCGTTGATGGTGCGGGCCTCCTTGTGCAGCAGGCCGCGCTCGCCGAGCGCACGCAGCACCGCCGGCAGGCCACCGGCGTAGTAGAAGTCCTCCATCAGGAAGCGCCCAGACGGCATCAGGTCGACCAGGCAATGCACGTCGCGGGACAGCCGGTCGAAATCGTCCAATGTCAGTTCGACGCCGACGCGGCCGGCGATGGCGAGCAGATGCACCACCGCATTGGTCGAGCCGCCGATCGCAGCCAAGGTGCGGATCGCATTCTCGAACGCATGTCGCGTCAGGATGTCCGACGGCTTGAGATCCTCGGCCACCATCTCGACGATGCGGCGCCCGGCCATGCGCGCGAGCAGATTGCGGCGCGCGTCGGCGGCGGGGATCGCTGCGTTCTCGGGCAGGCCGATGCCGAGCGCCTCGACCATCGAAGCCATGGTCGACGCCGTGCCCATCGTCATGCAGCTGCCGGCGGAGCGGTTCATCGCCGCTTCGGCCTCGTGGAATTCGGCCAGCGTGATCTCGCCGGCACGCAGTTGCTCGCTCATCGAGATGATGTTGGTGCCGGAGCCGATGATCTGGCCGCGATAGACGCCGCGCAGCTGCGGCCCGCCCGACACGCCGATGGTCGGAAGATCCGCCGAGGCCGCGCCCATCAAGAGCGCCGGCGTGGTCTTGTCGCAGCCCATCAACAGCACGACGCCATCGAGCGGATGCGCGCGGATCGCCTCCTCGACATCCATCGAGGCGAGGTTGCGGAACAGCATCGCGGTGGGGCGCATCGTCACCTCGCCGAGCGAGGAGACCGGGAATTCGAGCGGGTAGCCGCCGGCGTCGAGCACGCCCTGGCGGACATGTTCGGCAATGACGCGGAAATGCCCGTTGCAGGGCGTCAGCTCCGACCAGGTGTTGCAGATGCCGATGACCGGACGGCCCTCGAACCGGTCCTGCGGCGTGCCGCTGTTCTTCAAGAATGAGCGGTAATAGAAGCCCATCTTGTCCTGGCGGCCGAACCACGCCTGGCTGCGCAGCACCTTCTTCTCGTTGTCGTTGCTCATTTCTGGTCCGATCGTGCGGCCGATAGCGCGTGGCGCCGCCGGCCGTTGTAGATGACTTCAATCATGGCTTCGGAGGCGGCCTCGGGGTCTCCAGCGGCGATCGCGTCGATGATGCGCTGATGCCAGACCAGCACGGTGTCGCGATCGGCAGTCTCGACCGGCGCGCTCAGGACGAACGAGGCACGCAGCGCGGCTTCGATCACCGCGCCGATCGAGCGCATGAAGGGATTGCCCGAGGCGTTGGCGATCGCGATGTGCAGGGCGAGGTCGGCTTCGGCGAAGGCGACCGAGGTCGACGGCTCACGCTCCATCAGCGCCATGGCCTTGCTCATGGCGACGAGATCGTCCTCGCTGCGCCGTTCAGCGGCGAGCGCGGCAGCGCGCGGCTCGATTGCGAGCCTGATCTCGGCGAGATCGGCAAGGAAGCGCTTGTCGATCCCAGCATCGAGATGCCACGCCAGCACGTCCGGATCGAACATGTTCCAGTCCGAGCGGTCGCGCACCACCGTGCCGACCCGTGCCTTGGTCGTCAGCAGCCCCTTGGCCACCAGCGTCTTGACGCTCTCGCGCAGCACCGGACGCGACACGCCAAACATCGCCGTCATCTCGGCGTCACTCGGCAACCGCGCGCCGGCCGCATAGCGACCGGAGATGATGTCGATACCGATGCTGCGGGCAACCTCGGCATGGTTGGAGTGGGCCCGCCGGGTGGGAATGACGACGATGTGCGAGGTCATGTCCTCGCCCCCACCGTCTTGACGGACGAGCGGCGCGCGAGCGCCATCAGACCTTGCTGCAGCGCAATGAAAACGAACAACAGAACCCCCGTGGCGATCTTGGTCCACCAGCTCGACAGCGTACCGTCGAAATTGATGTAGGTCTGGATCATGCCCTGGATCAGCACGCCGAGGAAGGTGCCGATGACGGAGCCCTGCCCGCCCGTCAACAAGGTTCCGCCGATCACCACCGCCGCGATGGTGTCGAGCTCGACTCCGACCGCCGAAAGGGAATAGCCGGCCGCCGTATAGAAGGAGAAGACGATGCCGGCGAACCCTGCGAGCACGCTCGACAGCATATAGATGCGGACCGTCATCGGTCCCACGGGAATGCCCATCAGGGCCGTCGCCGCGCGGCTGCCACCGAGCGCATAGACGTTGGCGCCGAACCGGGTCAGGTGCAGCAGGAAGGCGCTGAGCACCAGGACCGCCAGCATCGCGATCGCGACCGCGGTCAGCCGCCCGCCGCCTGGAAGCCTGATCGCGAAATCCGAGACGGCGCTGTAGATCGGCGCCGTGATCGGAATCGACTCGGTCGACAGCAGGAAGCTGACCCCGCGCGCCAAAAACATGCCCGCGAGCGTCACGATGAAGGGCGGCAGGTCGAAGACGTGGATGACGGCGCCCATCGCCGCCCCGAACAGCGCGCACAGCACGAGCACCAGCGCGAAGGCGGCGAGCGGCGGGATGCCCCAGCGCTCGACCGCAAGCGCCACGAACACGGTGGTGAAGCCGATCACCGAGCCGACCGACAGGTCGATGCCGCCGGAGATGATGACGAAGGTCATGCCGGCCGCGACGATACCGAGGAAGGCGTTGTCGGTGAGCAGATTGGCGACGACCCGCGTCGAGGCGATGTTCGGGAATTGCAGGGCGCAAAGCGCAAAGCCGGCAATCAGCACGAACGCGGTGATGGCGATAGAGGTTGATGCCCTCATGGCTTGGTCCTCCGCCAGCGCGCCGTGAAGCGCGAGAGATCGCCGAGCCGGGGCGATTGCGCCAGCAGCACCGCGAGCACCACGACCGCCTTGACCAGCAGGTTGAGCTCCGGCGGATAGCCGGACAGCAGGATGCCGGTGTTCATGGCCTGGATGATCAGCGCGCCGGCCACCGCCAACACCAGGCTGAAGCGGCCGCCGAACAGCGAGGTGCCGCCGATCACGACGGCGAGGATCGCATCGAGCTCGAGCCAGAGACCGGCATTGTTGGCATCCGCGCCCATGATGTCGGCGGCGGCGATGACGCCCGCCAGCGACGCGCAGAGGCCGCACCAGACATAGACCGACAGGATCATGGCACGGGTGCCGACGCCCGAAAGCTCGCTGGCGCGCGCATTGCCGCCGGTGGCCTCGATCAGCAGCCCGAGCGCAGTCCCGCGGACGACGGCGGCCGTCACCAGCAGCATGCCGGTGGCAATGACGATCGGCATCGGCAGGCCCAGCACGGCGCCGTTGCCGATCCACACCAGGTCGGGCGAGGTGAAGGTGACGATGCGTCCCTCGGTGATGAGCTGGGCGATGCCGCGCCCCGCCACCATCAGGATCAGGGTGGCGACGATCGGCTGGATGCGCAGCACCGCGACGAGAATGCCGTTCCAGAGCCCGCACGCCAGGCCGACGCCGAGCGCCGCGGCGATCACGACCGGCAGCGGTTGCGTATCGGCGAGGCTCGCCGCGGTGGCGCCGGCGATTGCCATCACGGCGCCGACCGAGAGATCGATGCCGCCGGTCGCGATCACCAGCACCATGCCGAGCGAGAGCAGCGCCACCGGCGTGCCGCGATTGAGCACGTCGATCACGCTGCCGAACAGCCGGCCGTCCTGCAGATGCAGGTTGAAGAACTGCGGCGACACCGCACGATCCACCATGAGGATCACGATCAGTGCGAGCGCCTGTGCGAGACCGCGGCGCGGGATCCGGAGCGTCATGACGCGACCTCCTGCGCGGCCGGTACATCGGCAGCGATCGCCGCCAGGATGCTGGAGACCTCGACGGCGTCGCCCTTCAGCTCCTCGACATGGGCGCGATCGCGCAGCACGATGACACGGTTCGAATAGGTGACGATCTCGTCGAGCTCCGAGGAGATCACGAGCAGCGCCAGTCCCTGGTCGCACAGCTCGCGCACCAGGCGGATGATCTCGGCATGCGCTCCGACATCGATGCCGCGGGTCGGCTCGTCCAGCACCAGAAGCTTCGGCGACGTCGCGAGCCAGCGCGCCAGCAGCGCCTTCTGCTGGTTGCCGCCCGACAACAGCCCGATCGTCCGCTCCGGGTCGGGGGGCCGGATGTCGAGCATGCGGATATAGCGCATCGCGATCTCGTCCTGCTCGCGCCGCGACAGCGGCCGGTGCAGGCCGCGCCGCGCCTGCAGCGCCAGGATGATGTTCTCGCGCACGGTCAGATCGGCAACGATGCCCTCGGTCTTGCGCTCCTCCGGGCAATAGCCGAAGCCGAGCCCGGCGCCATCGCGCGGCGAATTCAGCCGCACGGCCTTGCCGCCGACCGTGGCCTCGCCGCTGTCGGCCCGCTCGGCGCCGAACACGAGCCGCGCCGTCTCGGTGCGGCCGGAGCCGAGCAGACCGGCGAGCCCGACCACCTCGCCGCGCCGCAGCTCGAGATCGAACGGCGCGAGGTACCCTTGCTTGCCGAAGCCCTTGAAGCTGACGCAAACTTCGCGCGCCGTCTCTGGCTGGCTGGCAGCGCGCTCGCCGGTCGTCTCCGCCAATTCGCGGCCCAGCATCATGCGGATCAGGTCGAGCCGCGGCAGATCGGCAAGCTCGCGGGTGCCGATCTGCCGACCGTTGCGCAGCACGGTGACGCGATCGCAGATCTCATAGACCTGGTCGAGGAAATGGCTGACGAAGACGATGCCGATGCCGCGCGCCGCAAG encodes:
- a CDS encoding IlvD/Edd family dehydratase, translated to MSNDNEKKVLRSQAWFGRQDKMGFYYRSFLKNSGTPQDRFEGRPVIGICNTWSELTPCNGHFRVIAEHVRQGVLDAGGYPLEFPVSSLGEVTMRPTAMLFRNLASMDVEEAIRAHPLDGVVLLMGCDKTTPALLMGAASADLPTIGVSGGPQLRGVYRGQIIGSGTNIISMSEQLRAGEITLAEFHEAEAAMNRSAGSCMTMGTASTMASMVEALGIGLPENAAIPAADARRNLLARMAGRRIVEMVAEDLKPSDILTRHAFENAIRTLAAIGGSTNAVVHLLAIAGRVGVELTLDDFDRLSRDVHCLVDLMPSGRFLMEDFYYAGGLPAVLRALGERGLLHKEARTINGKSLWDNVAAAPNWNKDVITPFETPFKPEGGIAILSGNLAPNGAVIKPSAASPELMKHTGRAVVFESVEEMHDAVDDDTLDIDASCIMVLKNCGPKGYPGMAEVGNMPLPAKLLRQGVRDMIRISDARMSGTAYGTVVLHVAPEATVGGPLALVKNGDMITLDVAARALHLHVSDEELATRRAAWTPPEPHAARGYQKLYIDHVLQADRGVDFDFLVGRSGSPVPRDNH
- a CDS encoding ABC transporter permease, encoding MTLRIPRRGLAQALALIVILMVDRAVSPQFFNLHLQDGRLFGSVIDVLNRGTPVALLSLGMVLVIATGGIDLSVGAVMAIAGATAASLADTQPLPVVIAAALGVGLACGLWNGILVAVLRIQPIVATLILMVAGRGIAQLITEGRIVTFTSPDLVWIGNGAVLGLPMPIVIATGMLLVTAAVVRGTALGLLIEATGGNARASELSGVGTRAMILSVYVWCGLCASLAGVIAAADIMGADANNAGLWLELDAILAVVIGGTSLFGGRFSLVLAVAGALIIQAMNTGILLSGYPPELNLLVKAVVVLAVLLAQSPRLGDLSRFTARWRRTKP
- a CDS encoding sugar ABC transporter ATP-binding protein codes for the protein MYDSSASPASRPALLDVRGLTKSFGALTALQDVDFTLGEGEIHALLGENGAGKSTLIKVVTGVFARDAGTVRLAGQEIAPRSAGDALDAGIATVYQEVNLLPNLSVAQNLYLGRQPTRFGVVREAEMRRRAHALLLDYGLDIDVGAPLSSYSVAVQHITAIARAVDLSARVLILDEPTASLDRHEVEILFKVMRQLAARGIGIVFVSHFLDQVYEICDRVTVLRNGRQIGTRELADLPRLDLIRMMLGRELAETTGERAASQPETAREVCVSFKGFGKQGYLAPFDLELRRGEVVGLAGLLGSGRTETARLVFGAERADSGEATVGGKAVRLNSPRDGAGLGFGYCPEERKTEGIVADLTVRENIILALQARRGLHRPLSRREQDEIAMRYIRMLDIRPPDPERTIGLLSGGNQQKALLARWLATSPKLLVLDEPTRGIDVGAHAEIIRLVRELCDQGLALLVISSELDEIVTYSNRVIVLRDRAHVEELKGDAVEVSSILAAIAADVPAAQEVAS
- a CDS encoding FadR/GntR family transcriptional regulator encodes the protein MTSHIVVIPTRRAHSNHAEVARSIGIDIISGRYAAGARLPSDAEMTAMFGVSRPVLRESVKTLVAKGLLTTKARVGTVVRDRSDWNMFDPDVLAWHLDAGIDKRFLADLAEIRLAIEPRAAALAAERRSEDDLVAMSKAMALMEREPSTSVAFAEADLALHIAIANASGNPFMRSIGAVIEAALRASFVLSAPVETADRDTVLVWHQRIIDAIAAGDPEAASEAMIEVIYNGRRRHALSAARSDQK
- a CDS encoding dihydrodipicolinate synthase family protein — encoded protein: MTASSRKLYKGVFPVAPTVFDADGRLDLEGQKRAIDFMIDAGSHGICILANFSEQFVLTDDERDLVMTTVLEHVAGRVPIIVTTTHFSTFVCAERSRRAQDKGAAMVMVMPPYHGATFRVPDASIYEFYRGVSDAISIPIMVQDAPVAGTPLSVPLLVRMAKEIENLAYFKVEVPRAADKLRALIEAGGAAIEGPWDGEEAITLMADLDAGATGAMTGGGYPDGIRQIIDPYFAGDRDAAAAAYERWLPLINYENRQCGLATCKILMKEGGVIRHDTLRSPQPAIHPATQKGLIDIARRLDPVVLRWGR
- the yjfF gene encoding galactofuranose ABC transporter, permease protein YjfF: MRASTSIAITAFVLIAGFALCALQFPNIASTRVVANLLTDNAFLGIVAAGMTFVIISGGIDLSVGSVIGFTTVFVALAVERWGIPPLAAFALVLVLCALFGAAMGAVIHVFDLPPFIVTLAGMFLARGVSFLLSTESIPITAPIYSAVSDFAIRLPGGGRLTAVAIAMLAVLVLSAFLLHLTRFGANVYALGGSRAATALMGIPVGPMTVRIYMLSSVLAGFAGIVFSFYTAAGYSLSAVGVELDTIAAVVIGGTLLTGGQGSVIGTFLGVLIQGMIQTYINFDGTLSSWWTKIATGVLLFVFIALQQGLMALARRSSVKTVGART